The Halostagnicola kamekurae sequence CCGGCAACGGTTCGTGAGGTGTCGTCCGGCACGACGCCGACGAGGAGTACCGTCCGGGTCTCGCCGCCCGGCGTCTCGAATTTCGTCGGCTCGACGAGCACCGGCGAGGCGTGTTCGACCCCCTCCGCCGATCGGATCTGCGCCGCTCGCTCGTTCGTGTCCCCGAGTCGCGCGCTCTCGACGCCGTCGACGGTCGAGAGCGAACCGCTCCCCTCCGGCGATATCGTCACGTCGGCGTCGTCCGTCTGCATCGCCCCACCGTCGGCGAGCGCCAGCGCGATGCCGCTGATACAAACCAGCAGGGCGATCGTGAGCGCGACGACGACGACCGCCATCCGAATCCGACTCGAATTGGTCCGGGTCTGGCGGTGCCAGAGCCTGACGGTCGAGACGCCGACGAGGCCGCGCCAGCGGTGGCGTCGCCCGGCTCCGGCGGTGTCGATCGCCGACCCCCGGGGCTCATCGCTCATCCTCGATCACCGTCCCGTCCCGGAGCGTCACCACCCGATCGGCGACGGCGAGCGTCGCGGCGTCGTGGGACGCCACGATCACGGCCCTGTCGCGACCCACGTCGGTCAGCAACTCGAGGACGTTCGCTCCGGTATCGGTGTCGAGTTCGCCCGTGGGCTCGTCGGCGACGAGGATGTCGGGGTCCGTCGACAGCGCCCGCGCGATCGCGACGCGCTGTCGCTCCCCGCCGCTGAGTTCGCCGGGCAGGTGCGTGACCCGATCCTCGAGGCCGACCTCCGAGAGCAGCGTCGTCGCACGCTCCCGTCGCGCCGACTTCGGAAGGCCGACCTGGACGAGCGGTAACGCGACGTTCGCCCGGGCCGAAAGCGACTGGAGCAGGTGAAAGCGCTGGAAGACGATCCCGACGTGGCGGCGACGGGTCCGCGTCCGTCCCCGGTCAGATAACTCGGTGAGGTCGGTCCCCAGCACGGAGACGGCACCCGCCGTGGGAACCAGCAGTCCCGCGATCGCGTGGAGGATCGTCGACTTGCCGCTCCCGCTCGGGCCCTCGAGCCCGAGGACTTCGCCCCGTTCCACGTCGATGGAAACGTCGCGAAGCGCGGTCACCGCCTGCTCGGAGCGCGAGCGGAACCGGCCGGTCGTCGAGCCGTACTCGTGACGGACGTCCTCGAGGCGGACGGCGGGCCCCGTCTCGTCATCGACCGTCACCTCGGTGTCCGCCGAACTCGAGCGTCGGAGTGATCGATTGGGTATCCTCACGGCGTACTCCGGCGGACGGGCTACGGACCCATTGTTTCAGTCCGGCTTCCCGGAGACAGGCGGCGGTTTCGAATCAGCCGTACGTCAGGAACGCCGACCGCCACTCGAGAACGCTGTGTCCCCTCGAGACGCCGATTCTCGCCGAGCGTTTCGGTTTCGAAACTCGCCCCGCGGTGCTCCGGTGAGCGGACTCCCGCCGGACTCGATCGCGCTCCTCGAACGTCGTTCCCGCGAGCCGTGTTCGATCACCCTTCGCGGGTGAAACGGACTCGTACAGCTCCGGCGGATCGGCGGAGTCGGACGATTCCGACGCGCCCTCACGCGTCGGTGTAAGTTTCGATTATACGGACCCCCTCGAGAGGTGACCGAGTTACGCGTTCCGAACAGGACCGGGGTCGATCACGGGGTTCCCTCGCGAAGCACCGACCGGTACCGCCTGCCCGCCTCGTCGTCGGCCTCGAGCGCCTCCCGGATCGACTGCGAGATCCAGCCCCCTTCGTCGGCACCCGCCGCGGGAACGCCATCGAAGTCGTTCGTTCGAAGCGACGGCTCGAAGAATCGCTCGTACACCGGGAGCCGTTCGCGGAGGGGAACGCCGGCTTCCGACGCGATGTCCTCGAGTTCGCGCAGGGCGGGCCATGCGTAGTCGGGGTTGATGTGATCGTCCGTGATCGGCGAGACGCCGCCGAGATCGTCGACGCCGCAGTCGAGGAGCTCGCGGGCGGGCGCGAGGTTCGGCGGGACCTGCACGGAGATCTCCTCGGGGAGCGCGACCCGCGCCATGGCGGTCACGCGTCGCATCGTCTCGAGGTCCGGCGTGTTGCCCGACCACCGCTCGTTTCGCGAGACCGGCTGGACGATCACCTCCTGGACGTGATCGTAGCGCTCGTGCATCTCGCGAATTGCAAGCAGGCTTTCGGCTCGATCCGACCACGACTCACCGATTCCGACGAGGATGCCGGTCGTAAACGCCACGTCGAGTTCGCCAGCCGTCCGGATCGTCCGCAGGCGCTGGCCCGGGCTCTTCTGGCGCGGGCCCGCGTGGGCGTCGACGTCGGCGGTCGTCTCGAGCATCACGCCCATGCTCGCGTTCACGTCCGCGACGGCTTCCATCTGCTCGCGCGTCTGGTCGCCGGGGTTCGAGTGCGGGAGCAGCCCCTCCTCGAGGGCGACCTCGCAGGCCTCGCGAAGGTAGGTGTGAATCGAGTCGTGACCCCACTCTGCGAGCTGGTCGTGGATCTCGGTGTAGCGCTCGTCGGGGTCGTCGCCGAACGTGAAAAGCGCCTCCGTACAGCCGGCGTCGGCGCCGGTTCGGCAGATATCCCGGACCTCCTCGAGCGAGAGCAGCGAGGCGTTGCCGGGGCCGTCGAAGTAGGTGCAGTACGTGCAGGTGTAGCGACACGCCGTCGTCAGCGGGACGAACACGTTCCGGGCGAAGCTGAGTTCCGGCGCTGGCTCGACGTCCTCGGGGGTTACGGCACACAGCCGATCGATCGCCTCGTCGTCGATCGACAGCGAGACATCGTAGTCGCTCGCGCCGGGGATCATTCTACTTCGGTCTGTCGTCGCTCGGCACATAAGCGCTTCACTTCGAGCCGATTCCGGGGTGGATATCGTCGGTTCGAGCCCGCGATCGACGCGCTCTCGGACTCACGGCTCGGCGGACCGAACGGCCTCGAGGCGCCCGTCCGTCGAATCGAGTTCGAATCCGAACTCGCGCAGACACGAGGGGGTTCGGCCAGTTCCGTGAACGAGCACTTCGACTAGATCGCCGGGTTCGTCGACGTCGGTCCCGAGCCGGAACGAATCGACCGTCTCGAGGGTCGCCCCGACGTCGTCTGCGATCCGCCGGTGATCGAGGTAGGAGCCGCCGTGGTAGTCGACCCGGAACTCGGGGTGGCGAACGACGAGCGCGTTCGTCCCGACGCCGCGACCCGGTGCGATGACGACGTCTGCGTCGGGGGCAAAGAGTCGCTCGAGCGCCTCGGGCGTCGTCAACGCGAGATCGGCCATGACGACGGCGACGCCCGTAGCGTCGCCCGATTTGGCCGCCGAGTTCCGCATCTGCGAGCGCACGACCGCGTTGACAGCCTCGGTCAGCGGTCGCCGGTCGACGGCGACCGGCGCGTCTACCTCGAGCGGTTCCGTCGAGAGCACCGTCGGCTCCCGACCCGTTTCTCGGACGGCCGCGAGCACGTCCTCGAGCATGACCCGGGCGAGCCTCGAGCGTTCCCGTTCGGACAGCACCGGCTCGAGACGGGTCTTTGGCGCGTCCGGCGCGTACGGAACGACGACGTGCATCTCCGGACGGTTGGTAGCACGCGCTCAAAAATACGTCGAACCCACAGCACTAGTCGTTTCCGCGCGCCGGCGTGACCACCCACGATCACGTCGACGTGCATTCGACACGATAACGCGTACATACGCCAGTGCGTTCGATACCGAGCGGCCACCGTCCCCCCGGGCGATGGCCGCTCGAGACGACCGGCGCGGTGGGACCGCGCCGGCGCGCCGTTCTCGGCACCGCGCCTAGAACAGCGGCTCGAGCTCGTCCTCGTCGTCTTCGACGAGTTCCTCGAGGTTTTCGTCGCTTTCTTCTTGAATGTCGTCCATGTTATCCTGGGCTTCGATCGCGACCTGCTGGAGGCGCTTGATCCGCGGCACGTTCGTCACGCCCGAGAGCAAGATCGCCGCGGAGACCTCCGGTTCGCCCCGCGGGAAGTCGCCGCCGCGTACCTCCATGCTGCCGGTCTCCTCCTCGAGCCACTTCCGGCCGCGTTCGATGCCCTTCCGGTTCAGGTACTTCGACGGACCGGAGAGGACGAGCAGCGCGCGCTCGGTGCCTTCGATCTCACACGGGAGCGTGAGCCGGCCGAGCGCCGCTTTTCGAACGAGGCTCGTGATGCGGTTGGTGGTGTTGGCCGCGTCGAGGCCGTCGTCGCCACCGCCGTCGCCGCCGGTGAATCTCGAGAGCAGGCCGCCGCTCGTGTTGAGT is a genomic window containing:
- the cofC gene encoding 2-phospho-L-lactate guanylyltransferase; amino-acid sequence: MHVVVPYAPDAPKTRLEPVLSERERSRLARVMLEDVLAAVRETGREPTVLSTEPLEVDAPVAVDRRPLTEAVNAVVRSQMRNSAAKSGDATGVAVVMADLALTTPEALERLFAPDADVVIAPGRGVGTNALVVRHPEFRVDYHGGSYLDHRRIADDVGATLETVDSFRLGTDVDEPGDLVEVLVHGTGRTPSCLREFGFELDSTDGRLEAVRSAEP
- the cofG gene encoding 7,8-didemethyl-8-hydroxy-5-deazariboflavin synthase subunit CofG, giving the protein MIPGASDYDVSLSIDDEAIDRLCAVTPEDVEPAPELSFARNVFVPLTTACRYTCTYCTYFDGPGNASLLSLEEVRDICRTGADAGCTEALFTFGDDPDERYTEIHDQLAEWGHDSIHTYLREACEVALEEGLLPHSNPGDQTREQMEAVADVNASMGVMLETTADVDAHAGPRQKSPGQRLRTIRTAGELDVAFTTGILVGIGESWSDRAESLLAIREMHERYDHVQEVIVQPVSRNERWSGNTPDLETMRRVTAMARVALPEEISVQVPPNLAPARELLDCGVDDLGGVSPITDDHINPDYAWPALRELEDIASEAGVPLRERLPVYERFFEPSLRTNDFDGVPAAGADEGGWISQSIREALEADDEAGRRYRSVLREGTP
- a CDS encoding ABC transporter ATP-binding protein; translation: MTVDDETGPAVRLEDVRHEYGSTTGRFRSRSEQAVTALRDVSIDVERGEVLGLEGPSGSGKSTILHAIAGLLVPTAGAVSVLGTDLTELSDRGRTRTRRRHVGIVFQRFHLLQSLSARANVALPLVQVGLPKSARRERATTLLSEVGLEDRVTHLPGELSGGERQRVAIARALSTDPDILVADEPTGELDTDTGANVLELLTDVGRDRAVIVASHDAATLAVADRVVTLRDGTVIEDER